The Anaeromyxobacter sp. Fw109-5 genomic interval CGGGAGAAGCGGGCGCGCGCGGGACGCGTGGTTCGCTCCGTGGAGGTACCGGGAAACGCGAAGCGGGATCGCGGGACTTCGCGCGGGACGCTACGGGTGCTGACCGGCGTCGTCCTGCGGCTGGAACGCGGCCCACATGTCACGAGCGTCGCGGACCTGCTCCATGATGGCGATGCCGATGGCGCAGGCGAGGAACACGGCCAGCGCGAGCATCCACGGATGGAACTCGAGCAGGTCCCTCGGGCTGAGCGGCGCCCGTCCCTGCTCGTTGTCCTTCCGATCCTTCATGGTTCGTAAGTAGACCGCGCCTGCTGCGGGTTGCAACCCCTTCGGCGTGGTGCGTCCAGGCGTTCAGGCGCTCGCAAATGGGGCGCGTCGATATCGTCGGGCGGCGCGGCGAGGTCCCTGGGGCGTCCGGGTTCGCACACACCCGCGCCGTCGGCGGGCCTCGTACTACACTGCCGCGCCATGGTCGCCACCCTGCTCGTCGCCGCGCTCCTCGCCGGGGCGCCTCCCCGCACGCTCCGCGTCGACTACTTCCACACCGGGACCTCCTCCGAGGAGCGGTTCAGCCTCGATCGCGTCGTGCTGGAGCCGCTGCCGTTCCCCGGACGTCCCGACCGCCTCCTCGACGACACCAACCTCGGTAAATACTTCTTCGAGGTCCGCGATCTCGCGACGCAGCGGGTCGTCTACTCGCGCGGGTTCGCGTCGATCTTCGGGGAGTGGGAGCTCACCGAGGAGGCGCGCAAGACGAACCGGACGTTCTCGGAGTCCGTACGCTTCCCCGCCCCGTCCGCCCCCGTCCAGCTCGTGGTGAAGAAGCGCGACGCCGAGCGCGCGTTCCGGGAGGTGTGGTCGCTGGTGCTCGATCCGGGCGACCGCTTCGTCGACGACGCCCGTCCGCCCTCCCCCGGTCCGGTGATCGCGCTGCAGGACTCGGGCGACCCGACGGCCAAGCTCGACCTCCTCCTCGTCGGCGACGGCTACACCGCGAAGGACCGCCCGAAGTTCGAGCAGGACGCGCGCCGGCTCCTCGGGACCCTCTTCGAGCACGAGCCGTTCCGGTCCCGCCGCCGCGACTTCAACGTGTGGGGCCTCTGCCCTCCCACGGAGGAGGGCGGCGTCTCGCGCCCGCTCACCGGGATCCACCGCCGCTCGCGCGTGGGCGCCACCTACGACGCGTTCGGCTCCGAGCGCTACGTCCTCTCCTTCGAGAACCGCTCGCTGCGCGACGTGGCCTCGTTCGCCCCGTACGACGCGGTGGCGATCCTCGTGAACGCGGAGACCTACGGCGGCGGCGGCATCTTCAACCTCTACGCCACCGTGGCCGCCGACAACCGCTGGGCGGGCTACGTCTTCGTCCACGAGCTCGGCCACTCCCTCGCGGCGCTCGCGGACGAGTACTTCACCTCGGAGACCGCGTACCTCTCGAGCGAGGCCCGGCCCGAGCCGTGGGAGCCGAACGTGACGGCGAACCCCCGGGCGGCGAAGTGGAAGGACCTCCTCACGGCCGGGGTGCCGCTCCCGACCCCGTGGCCGAAGGACGAGTTCACCCGCCGCGCGAAGGAGTTCCAGGAGCGGCGCAAGGCCATCCGCGCCCGCAACGGGCCCGAGTGGGAGATGGACGCGCTGTTCCTCGCGCAGCAGAAGGAGGAGACGGCGCTCCTCTCGGCGGCGCCTCACGCCGCGCACGTGGGCGCGTTCGAGGGCGCGAACTACGAGGCGAGCGGCTACTACCGGCCCCAGCTCGACTGCGTCATGTTCACCCGCGATCCGGTGCCGTTCTGCGCGGTGTGCCGGCGGGCGCTGTCGAGGGTGATCGACCTGTACGCGGCGCCGGCGCGCTAGGAGCACGAGGGAAGAGGGCGGGGAGGACCAGCGCGGCCCACGAGGCCAGCGCGCCGAGGAACAGCACCGCCGCGACGGCGAGCCAGAGCTGCAGGCGCGCGCGGTCGATCCCGGCGAGCAGCCGCGCCGCCGTGGCGGCCAGGACGAGGAGGCCGACGGCGCGCACCGGCGCGGGCGAGCCGGCGAGCCGCTCGGGGCGGCCGCCGTGCGTCACCGCCACGTGGATCGACACTGCGAGCGTCATGAGGGCGAACCCGCCGACGAAGGTGAGGTGGAGCGCCGCGCCGCGGAGCTTCGGGAAGATCGCGGCGAGCAGGTAACCTGCGAGCAGCAGCCACGCCGAGAGCCAGACGAGGCCGCGGTGCAGCCCCGGCGCGCTGGGGGCGCGGTGGATGCGCGCCACGCCGAGGAGCACCGCGCCCGCCACGGCGGCGCGCAGCGCGAGGCCCTCCAGCGCGGAGCGGAAGATCTCGAGCGGGAAGCTCGCCAGGAACGCGAGGGCGAGCGCGCCGTGCCGGAGCGCGGCCCGGCGGTTGGCGCCCGGCTCGAGCGCGTCCGGCGGAGCCTCCCCGCGCGTCAGCTGCGGCAGCAGGATCCCGCCCACGCCGAGCACGAGGCCGGTCACGAGCCCCTGCACGAGCATCCCGCGCCCGAGCGCCCATACCTGGGGTCCCGGCCAGGGACCGAGCCGCGGGGCGATCGCGCTCGCGATCGCCCCGCCGGCGCCGAGGAGCAGCGCCGCCGGGACCCATGCGAAGACCGCCGGGACGCGGCGCAGGGCGCGCTCGCTCGCGAGCCGGCGCGCGGCGAAGCCGGCGAGGACCGCGATCCCGGCGAGCCAGGCCGCGTGACCCGCGGCGCTCCGCCCCACGAGGTGCAGCAGCACCGCGGCCACGGGGGCGCCAGCCGCGAGCGCCATCTGCCAGGCCGCCGGCGCGCGCGTGCCCGTCCGGCGCGGGACGAAGGTGAACAGGAACCCCGTCGCGAAGGCCGTCATGAACCCCTGGATCAGCGCGAGCGAGTGGGCGAGCCCGCTCTCCCCGACCGCCCCGGACATGGCCTGCCGGAGGACGTCTCCGACGCCGATCGCCCCGAGCGCGGCTCCCAGCGGGAAGAAGAGGCGATACGGCTCCCGCCGCCAGGGCGGGGCCTCGAGGTGGCGAGCCGTGACGCTCACCCCGCAAACGGTGTGAGCGGCGACGCCGAGCGGCACCCGTGTCTCGCGTTGGATTACGCGGCGCGTTATGATTCGTGAGTCAACCGCCGGAGGCCCCCGCCATGGACAAGAAGACCGCGAGCTTCATGCGCTCGCTCTGCATGGGCGACATCGAAGAGGAGCTGTTGCTTCCGTTCCCGGAGCCCAAGGCCGGCGAGAAGCAGACCCTCGCGGCGGTGCTCCAGACCCTGAAGTCCATGCTCGGCTCGCGCGAGCGCGACTTCCGCGCCTGGGATCGCGCCGGCGAGATGCCGAGGGCGTTCGTGGACGAGCTCAAGGAGGCGGGCCTCTTCAGCCTCGTCATCCCGGAGACGCACGGAGGGCTCGGGCTCGGCGCGACCGCCTACTCGCGCGTGATCCAGGAGCTCGCCCGCTACGACGCGTCGGTGGCGGTGACGGTCGGCGCGCACAGCTCGATCGGCATGCGCGGGCTCCTCCTCTTCGGCACCGAGGAGCAGAAGGCCCGCTTCCTGCCGAAGCTCGCGACCGGGGAGCTGATCGCCGCCTTCTGCCTCACCGAGCCCGGCGCGGGCTCCGACGCGGCGAGCATCAAGACCACCGCGGTGCGGGACGGCGACGACTGGGTGCTGAACGGCGAGAAGCTCTGGATCACGAACGGCGGCATCGCCGACTTCTTCACGGTCTTCGCGCGCACCTCCCTGGACGGGCGCGGCAACATCACCGCCTTCATCGTGACGCGCGACCTGAAGGGCGTCTCGACGGGACCGCACGAGGACAAGATGGGGATCCGCGCCTCGTCCACCACCACCGTGGTGCTCGAGGACGTCCGCGTGCCCGCCGCCAACGTGCTCGGGGAGGTCGGCAAGGGCTTCAAGCTCGCCATGAAGATCCTGAACGCCGGCCGCACGGGGCTGGGCGGCGGATCGGTGGGCGGCATGAAGCGGCTCATCGAGCTCTCCGTGCGCCAGGCGCGCGAGCGCGTCCAGTTCGGCCAGCCCATCGCGAGCTTCGAGTCCATCCAGCAGAAGATCGGCCAGATGGTGGTGGACTGCTACGCCTCCGAGAGCGTCGTGAACCTCGTCGCCGGCCTCGTGGACCGCGGCTTCGAGGACTACGCGGTCGAGGCGGCGATCTCCAAGGTGCTCTCGAGCGAGGCGCTGTGGCGGACCGCGGACGAGGCGCTCCAGATCGCGGCGGGCCAGGGGTACATGCGCGAGATGCCGTACGAGCTGGCGCTGCGCGACAGCCGGATCAACCGGATCTTCGAGGGCACGAACGAGATCCTGCGGCTGTTCATCGCGCTCACCGCGATGAACGACGTGGCGGAGGAGCTGAAGGACCTCTCGGTCTCGATGCGCGGCGTGTTCGCCGATCCCATCAAGGGGTTCGGGGTGCTCTCCGACTACGCCAAGCGGCGCGCCCAGCTCGCCACCGG includes:
- a CDS encoding IgA Peptidase M64 produces the protein MVATLLVAALLAGAPPRTLRVDYFHTGTSSEERFSLDRVVLEPLPFPGRPDRLLDDTNLGKYFFEVRDLATQRVVYSRGFASIFGEWELTEEARKTNRTFSESVRFPAPSAPVQLVVKKRDAERAFREVWSLVLDPGDRFVDDARPPSPGPVIALQDSGDPTAKLDLLLVGDGYTAKDRPKFEQDARRLLGTLFEHEPFRSRRRDFNVWGLCPPTEEGGVSRPLTGIHRRSRVGATYDAFGSERYVLSFENRSLRDVASFAPYDAVAILVNAETYGGGGIFNLYATVAADNRWAGYVFVHELGHSLAALADEYFTSETAYLSSEARPEPWEPNVTANPRAAKWKDLLTAGVPLPTPWPKDEFTRRAKEFQERRKAIRARNGPEWEMDALFLAQQKEETALLSAAPHAAHVGAFEGANYEASGYYRPQLDCVMFTRDPVPFCAVCRRALSRVIDLYAAPAR
- a CDS encoding NnrS family protein, with the protein product MSVTARHLEAPPWRREPYRLFFPLGAALGAIGVGDVLRQAMSGAVGESGLAHSLALIQGFMTAFATGFLFTFVPRRTGTRAPAAWQMALAAGAPVAAVLLHLVGRSAAGHAAWLAGIAVLAGFAARRLASERALRRVPAVFAWVPAALLLGAGGAIASAIAPRLGPWPGPQVWALGRGMLVQGLVTGLVLGVGGILLPQLTRGEAPPDALEPGANRRAALRHGALALAFLASFPLEIFRSALEGLALRAAVAGAVLLGVARIHRAPSAPGLHRGLVWLSAWLLLAGYLLAAIFPKLRGAALHLTFVGGFALMTLAVSIHVAVTHGGRPERLAGSPAPVRAVGLLVLAATAARLLAGIDRARLQLWLAVAAVLFLGALASWAALVLPALFPRAPSAPAPRTGRSPSTAPAGTPRRTAPDRG
- a CDS encoding acyl-CoA dehydrogenase family protein → MDKKTASFMRSLCMGDIEEELLLPFPEPKAGEKQTLAAVLQTLKSMLGSRERDFRAWDRAGEMPRAFVDELKEAGLFSLVIPETHGGLGLGATAYSRVIQELARYDASVAVTVGAHSSIGMRGLLLFGTEEQKARFLPKLATGELIAAFCLTEPGAGSDAASIKTTAVRDGDDWVLNGEKLWITNGGIADFFTVFARTSLDGRGNITAFIVTRDLKGVSTGPHEDKMGIRASSTTTVVLEDVRVPAANVLGEVGKGFKLAMKILNAGRTGLGGGSVGGMKRLIELSVRQARERVQFGQPIASFESIQQKIGQMVVDCYASESVVNLVAGLVDRGFEDYAVEAAISKVLSSEALWRTADEALQIAAGQGYMREMPYELALRDSRINRIFEGTNEILRLFIALTAMNDVAEELKDLSVSMRGVFADPIKGFGVLSDYAKRRAQLATGLRREKGRWSLLHPSLAEEAQLFEHSATALAVAADRILRKHGKRIIGEQLATRRLADIMVDLFALAAMLARVSTGIEDRGEASVEMERQIVRTFAWQAKRRVDQNLAGIDDNEDPTVKQLAKHVLETGKYVWDNL